One Microvirga lotononidis genomic window carries:
- a CDS encoding glycosyltransferase family 2 protein — MTLVLEHEPRSEGLSPLPPVGPGKAAATEEQPLLVPLFTGYRKAGYWMLAAIWLATLVYFWEWWLRPEHNIGTIRYTVTTLTLAWLTLLPLYFVFIFLNGRMPNAARPAPRDHRVAMVVTKAPSEPFPIVKETLEAMLRQTYPHDAWLADEDPTPETIAWCAAHGVRISTRKGRNDYHRVTWPRRTRCKEGNLAFFYDHFGYENYDFVAQLDADHVPDETYLEEMLRPFGDPHVGYVSAPSICDRNASGSWSARGRLYVEAMLHGALQAGYNGGLAPLCIGSHYAVRTKALKEIGGLGPELAEDHSTTLFMNAYGWRGVHAVNAIAHGDGPQTFADMVTQEFQWSRSLMMILLEYTPGLLHGMPWRLKLQFLFCQLWYPLFSLVMPLMFVMPIVALVLDANIVGVTYPEFMLHFGVGTLALVLIVATLARSGWGRPADGKVLSWEGTLFLFARWPWSLLGTAAAVRDWWTGTIVEFRVTPKGTAETPPLPTRVVLPYALLSLASGLPALLLDHRESSAGFYVFTIVNCVLYAILTVTILVRHCTENGILRPGDSIAIGRANCVPAMVIAAMILVPCLAMPRRIPQGLAGITFGIEKALEQIPGRTWLATDTPRAQHLALKEIRS; from the coding sequence ATGACCCTGGTCCTCGAACACGAACCCCGAAGCGAAGGGCTTTCACCCCTTCCTCCGGTTGGGCCTGGCAAGGCAGCAGCGACCGAGGAGCAGCCCCTGCTCGTGCCGCTGTTCACCGGGTACCGGAAGGCCGGGTATTGGATGCTCGCTGCGATCTGGTTGGCCACGTTGGTCTACTTCTGGGAGTGGTGGCTGCGGCCTGAGCACAACATCGGCACAATCCGCTACACCGTCACCACGTTGACGCTCGCTTGGCTGACACTCCTGCCCCTGTACTTTGTCTTCATCTTTCTCAACGGACGCATGCCAAACGCTGCACGGCCGGCACCCAGGGACCACCGCGTCGCCATGGTGGTGACCAAGGCTCCGTCCGAGCCGTTCCCGATTGTAAAGGAGACTTTGGAGGCCATGCTCCGGCAGACTTATCCGCATGACGCATGGCTTGCCGACGAGGATCCCACACCCGAAACGATCGCCTGGTGCGCGGCGCACGGGGTCCGAATTTCAACCCGCAAAGGGCGCAATGATTACCATCGCGTGACCTGGCCCCGGCGCACCCGCTGCAAGGAGGGCAATCTCGCCTTCTTCTACGATCACTTCGGCTACGAGAACTACGACTTCGTCGCACAGCTCGATGCTGATCACGTACCTGACGAGACTTACCTGGAGGAGATGCTCCGGCCGTTCGGAGATCCACACGTCGGCTATGTATCGGCGCCGAGCATCTGCGATCGGAACGCTTCAGGGAGCTGGTCGGCGCGCGGTCGCCTGTACGTGGAGGCGATGCTGCATGGAGCGCTTCAGGCGGGCTACAATGGCGGCCTCGCGCCCCTGTGTATCGGTTCGCACTATGCGGTGCGGACCAAGGCCCTGAAGGAAATTGGCGGCCTTGGCCCCGAACTCGCCGAAGATCACTCAACGACGCTGTTCATGAATGCGTATGGCTGGCGCGGCGTGCACGCCGTCAACGCCATCGCGCACGGCGATGGCCCGCAGACCTTCGCCGACATGGTCACGCAAGAATTCCAGTGGTCACGCAGCCTGATGATGATCCTGCTTGAGTACACACCCGGCCTCCTGCACGGCATGCCGTGGCGGCTGAAGCTCCAGTTCCTGTTCTGCCAGCTCTGGTATCCGCTGTTCTCTCTCGTCATGCCGCTGATGTTTGTCATGCCGATCGTCGCGCTGGTGCTCGATGCTAATATCGTGGGGGTCACCTATCCCGAATTCATGCTCCACTTCGGAGTCGGAACGCTCGCGCTGGTGCTCATCGTCGCCACCCTTGCCCGTAGCGGATGGGGACGCCCAGCTGACGGAAAGGTCCTGAGCTGGGAAGGCACGCTCTTCCTGTTTGCGCGCTGGCCCTGGTCGTTGCTCGGCACGGCAGCCGCTGTGCGCGACTGGTGGACCGGCACGATCGTTGAGTTCCGCGTCACTCCAAAGGGCACAGCCGAAACCCCACCCCTGCCGACCCGGGTGGTCCTTCCCTACGCACTTCTATCGCTCGCGTCGGGGTTGCCCGCGCTCCTGCTCGACCATCGCGAGAGCTCGGCCGGGTTCTACGTCTTCACCATCGTCAACTGCGTTCTCTACGCGATTCTGACAGTCACGATCCTCGTCCGGCATTGCACCGAAAACGGCATCCTGCGGCCGGGGGACTCCATCGCGATCGGCCGGGCCAACTGCGTTCCGGCCATGGTGATCGCGGCGATGATCCTGGTCCCATGCCTCGCGATGCCGCGTCGTATCCCACAGGGGCTGGCCGGTATCACCTTCGGCATCGAGAAGGCGCTCGAGCAGATCCCTGGCCGAACCTGGCTGGCAACCGACACTCCCCGCGCCCAACACTTGGCACTCAAGGAGATCCGATCATGA
- the galE gene encoding UDP-glucose 4-epimerase GalE: protein MSRTRILVTGGAGYIGSHTCKALAQNGFEPVAYDNLVAGHRDAVRWGPLVIGDVLDRQALVETMRRYDPAAVIHFAAHAYVGESVIEPAKYYRNNVHGTQTLLDACRGAGLLNVIFSSSCATYGVPEALPIREDSPQDPINPYGRSKLIGEQMLADYATAYGMRYVALRYFNACGADPGGEIGERHDPETHLIPRALMAAAGKLPHLSVFGDDYPTPDGTCIRDYIHVSDLARAHLAAVLHLLKGGENLAANLGTGRGISIKEILTAVEQVTGRRVPVRFEQRRAGDPPILFANPALARERLGFWPELSDVDTIVRSAAPFFELEARP from the coding sequence ATGAGCAGGACCCGCATTCTCGTCACCGGCGGCGCCGGCTACATCGGAAGCCATACCTGCAAGGCCCTTGCACAGAACGGCTTTGAGCCGGTTGCCTATGACAATCTCGTTGCGGGGCACCGAGACGCGGTGCGCTGGGGTCCTCTCGTCATCGGCGATGTCCTCGACCGACAAGCTCTTGTCGAAACCATGAGGCGATACGATCCCGCCGCCGTCATCCATTTCGCGGCTCATGCCTATGTTGGCGAGTCAGTCATCGAGCCTGCCAAGTACTATCGCAACAATGTCCATGGCACGCAAACACTCCTCGATGCCTGCCGAGGTGCGGGATTGCTGAATGTCATCTTCTCCAGTTCTTGCGCCACGTACGGCGTTCCCGAGGCATTGCCGATCCGCGAAGACTCACCTCAGGATCCGATCAATCCCTACGGGCGCAGCAAGCTCATCGGCGAGCAGATGCTCGCCGACTATGCAACGGCCTATGGGATGCGCTACGTCGCCTTGCGCTACTTCAACGCCTGCGGCGCAGACCCGGGTGGCGAGATTGGGGAGCGACACGATCCGGAAACGCACCTCATCCCGCGGGCCCTGATGGCTGCGGCGGGGAAGTTGCCCCACCTGTCCGTGTTCGGAGATGACTATCCGACACCAGATGGAACCTGTATCCGCGACTACATCCACGTATCAGATCTGGCCAGAGCCCACCTGGCCGCAGTGCTCCATCTCCTCAAGGGGGGCGAGAACCTCGCGGCCAATCTCGGCACAGGGCGCGGAATCTCCATCAAGGAGATCCTGACGGCCGTCGAGCAGGTGACCGGACGGCGGGTTCCGGTGCGGTTCGAGCAGCGCCGAGCTGGCGATCCGCCAATCCTCTTCGCGAACCCGGCGCTGGCCCGGGAGCGGCTCGGCTTCTGGCCGGAGCTCTCGGACGTCGATACCATCGTCCGATCGGCGGCCCCGTTCTTCGAACTCGAGGCCCGCCCATGA
- a CDS encoding UDP-glucuronic acid decarboxylase family protein, whose product MNALRILPGIPIPSAASHRRILVTGGAGFLGSHLCERLLNEGHEVTCLDDFSTGQERNIRKLRDSSRFHVVSHDVATPFVADVDEIYNLACPASPPHYQADPVRTMRTSVLGALNILDLARSRGIKVFQASTSEIYGDPDIHPQPEAYWGNVNPIGPRSCYDEGKRCAETLFFDYARNHDVRIKVVRIFNTYGPRMHPEDGRVVSNFIVQALKGEDITVYGDGAQTRSFCYVDDLIEGFVRLMNAPNDVTGPINIGNPGEFTMLELAEIVIDLVNSPSRIVHLPLPVDDPRQRRPDIEVAKRELGWTPRIKLMDGLRLTISYFDELLRAPSATGAYQREYREVVA is encoded by the coding sequence ATGAACGCGCTGAGGATTCTGCCTGGAATTCCGATCCCGTCGGCCGCTTCTCACCGGAGAATCCTTGTCACTGGAGGCGCGGGCTTTCTCGGCTCGCATCTATGTGAGCGCCTGCTCAATGAGGGCCACGAGGTGACTTGCCTCGACGACTTCTCCACGGGTCAGGAACGCAACATCCGCAAGTTACGCGACAGCAGCCGGTTTCATGTCGTCTCGCACGACGTTGCAACTCCCTTCGTCGCGGACGTGGACGAGATCTACAACCTGGCCTGTCCCGCGTCCCCGCCGCACTATCAGGCAGATCCCGTCAGGACGATGCGCACGAGTGTGCTGGGTGCGTTGAACATCCTTGACCTGGCCCGCAGCCGGGGCATCAAAGTCTTCCAAGCCTCGACCTCCGAGATCTACGGCGATCCCGACATCCACCCGCAGCCGGAAGCATATTGGGGCAACGTCAATCCCATTGGACCACGCTCCTGTTATGACGAGGGCAAGCGCTGCGCCGAGACGCTCTTCTTCGATTATGCGCGCAACCACGACGTCCGCATCAAGGTGGTCCGGATCTTCAACACTTATGGCCCCCGCATGCACCCGGAGGACGGGCGGGTTGTTTCCAATTTCATTGTTCAAGCCCTGAAGGGTGAGGACATCACGGTCTACGGCGACGGAGCCCAGACACGGTCCTTCTGCTACGTCGACGATCTGATCGAAGGATTCGTGCGCCTCATGAACGCGCCCAACGACGTGACGGGGCCAATTAACATCGGCAACCCCGGCGAGTTCACGATGCTCGAACTCGCCGAGATCGTCATTGACCTCGTTAACTCACCATCCCGCATTGTTCACCTGCCGCTACCCGTTGACGACCCACGCCAGCGGCGGCCGGACATTGAGGTTGCCAAGCGCGAACTCGGATGGACGCCTCGAATCAAGCTCATGGACGGGCTGCGTCTGACCATCAGCTACTTCGACGAACTCCTGCGCGCGCCTTCGGCCACAGGCGCCTATCAGCGCGAATACCGGGAGGTCGTCGCATGA
- a CDS encoding GDSL-type esterase/lipase family protein, with protein MALHPSRSITLAWLLAALIGISPAAEHHQPIGILPIGDSITDGDGRHDSYRRHLWHLLRNAEYKVDFLGSRHLNGYYNEQPPNPDFDMDHEGHSGWTTRDVLSELSGSGEGRGQLGDWLSTHAPAFILLQIGTNDILKCEDTNGIVARIKQMVAIIHSITPSSTILISTVLPLGSAQSLGFDDAYCPGKRGLDTAVNALNQNLQGVLSEVARVDIVDLNRAIDPASDLYDGIHPNASGERRIAEAWFAAMTPATTR; from the coding sequence ATGGCTTTGCATCCATCGCGGTCCATAACACTCGCTTGGTTGTTGGCCGCTCTCATAGGTATCTCTCCAGCAGCTGAGCATCATCAACCAATTGGGATTTTGCCTATTGGGGATTCAATTACCGATGGGGACGGTAGGCATGATTCCTATCGTCGACATCTCTGGCACCTCCTTCGGAACGCAGAATACAAGGTAGATTTTCTCGGATCGAGGCACCTGAACGGCTACTATAACGAGCAGCCCCCGAATCCCGACTTCGATATGGATCACGAGGGGCATAGCGGATGGACGACCCGGGACGTCCTGTCCGAACTATCGGGTTCGGGTGAAGGACGGGGGCAACTCGGCGATTGGCTTTCCACACACGCTCCCGCCTTTATACTACTTCAAATCGGCACGAACGACATCCTCAAGTGCGAAGATACCAACGGCATCGTTGCAAGAATAAAGCAAATGGTTGCTATCATTCACTCCATCACTCCCTCCTCAACGATACTGATATCGACAGTGCTACCGCTGGGAAGCGCACAGAGTCTCGGATTTGATGACGCCTATTGCCCTGGCAAACGAGGGTTGGATACAGCTGTAAACGCCCTCAACCAAAACTTGCAAGGTGTTCTATCGGAAGTTGCGCGAGTCGACATAGTCGACCTCAACAGGGCGATCGATCCGGCAAGCGACTTGTATGATGGAATTCATCCTAATGCATCCGGCGAGCGAAGGATTGCGGAGGCTTGGTTCGCTGCAATGACACCGGCAACCACTCGCTAG